AGATAGTCTTTCTCTATCAGCCGGCGCATAAGGACCAAGTAGCGCGTCATCTAAGGGCAGCTAAGGGAGCGATGGAGTTCTTCGATAAGTGGCTCGGTCCTTATCCCTACAAAAGGTTGACCGTGGTCGATCCGCCACGGGGTTCTACCGCCGGCGGGATGGAGTATCCCACCCTGATTACCGCTGGTACTACCTGGTTCACCCATCATTTCCTCCCCGGTCTTCTTCTTCCAGAGGTGGTTATCGTTCACGAGTTCGGGCATCAATACTGGTATGGGATGGTGGCAAACGACGAGACAGATGAAGCTTGGCTCGATGAGGGAATAAATACCTATTCCGAAGGACGGGCGATGGAGGCTATCTATGGAAAGGGGGGGAGTGAGTTCAATTTCGGAAGATTTTCCCTGAGCGCGGTTAGCGTGAGGAGGCTCGAGTACCTCTCCTCTTCAAGGCTCGATCCCATCGTGAAGCCCTCCTGGGAGTTTTTCCCCGGAAGCTACAGTGCGATGGTTTATTCCAAAGCAGCGCTATCCTTAAAAACGCTTGAGAACTATTTGGGAAGGGAGAGGTTCGATAGGATCCTTCGCACCTACTTTGAGCGTTATCGGTTCAAGCATCCCACCTCAACCGATTTCTTCAAGGTAGCGAATGAGGTTTCCGGTGAGGATCTCACCCCATTCTTCAATCAGCTCTGGTATGGGGATGGTGAGGTCGATTATGCGGTTGGAACGATAAGGAATAGGAAGGAGGGGAAAGACCGGTATCTCTCAGAGGTTTTCGTGGTGAGGAAGGGAGAGGTCAAGATACCGGTGGAAGTAGAGGTAACCTTCTCCAATGGGAAAAAGATAAAGGAGAAGTGGAGCGGAGAAGAACGGTATCATAAATTCACTTATCAGGGGAAGGCTAAAGTCTCCGCAGTGAGGGTGGATCCTGAGGGCAAGATACCGCTTGATATCGATACCTCGAACAACTCCAGATTGCTTGATGGGGGAAAGGAAGGGATATGGTCTCTCTTCGTCCATGCAAGCTATCTCCTCGAGCAGTTTCTTTTCCTAATTGCTTCCCTAAGCTAAACGAGGAGGGTTCCGATGATCGTCTTTAGGTCTCTTTCTTTAGGATGGAAGAAGTTAAGAAAAAATCTATGGTTGGTTGGGATCGTCTATTTGATCAGCTTTCTCCTTTTTCTCCTTATCGCTCTTCCTCTCTTGGGCGCTTTTAAGGGGGCTCTTGGCGGAAGCGAGGTGGCAGCTAAAGCCTCATTGGCTCTTGATCCGAACTCCTTCCTTCCTGCCCTCCTTCCTCACTCCGATCTTTTTAAGGCGGCGTTTAGTCTCCCCTTCGTTTTATTTGGGGGGCTACTTTTTCTCCTGCTGAGCCTCTTCTTTGCTGGTGGTGCTATATCTGTCTTCGTTAAGGAAGAAAAAGGGGACATCTGCCAGTTCTTTACCGGGGGAGGGCGGTATTTTCTCCGTTTTCTCCGCCTTTTTTTGATCTCCCTTATCTTTCTTGGAGTGATTCTCTTCCTCGGAGGAAGTGGGAACAAGTTGATCTCTCGCATATTTCTCGATTCCCCGAATGAGCCACTCGTCTTTTACTCCAAGCTCGCCTTAAACCTCGTTATCCTTTTTCTCCTTCTGTTCGTCGATATGGTATTCGATTACGCCAAGATAGGGATGGTGGTTGGTGAGAAGAAAGGAGCCTTTCGCTCTACCTTGTCTGCCCTTTCCTTCTCTTTCCACAACTTTGGTGCCTCTTTTTCCCTTTATCTTCTCCTGTTCCTTATAGGTGGTGCGGTTACCTATGGTGTTCATCTTCTTGGGTGGAGGGTTCTCCATCAGAGCGCACCTCTCCTCCTGTTTCTCGTCTATCAGCTCTACTTCCTATTCCGGGTGGCGCTTACGCTCGCCTTTTATTCGAGTGAATGTTCGCTTTACTCTGTTAGAAGAAGGTAGTGAGAAAAAGGAGAGGGGTATTTTATTCTTTAGTTCTTACTTTGGTTGATCAGAATAGAATAAAATTTTTTAGCAAAGTATGTTATAATGAGAAAGCTAACGAAAGGAGGGTTTAATGCGATCAAGAAAATTTACCTGGTTTTTGCTTATCTTGCTAATGTCGGTTTTTGCCGTCAGTTCCCTGCTGTTTGCTGATATATATGTGGAACAGCAGATGAAGACCAGCGCAATGATGGGAGAACCGGGAAGGACGACCACTCAACGGATTTGGATTACTAAGGATATGATGCGTTCCGAAGATGTGGGAAGCAAGCAAGTTATGATCGTGAGACTGGATAAAAATCTAATTTGGATGATAGACCTTGAGCGGAAGACATACCGTGAGCTTACGATAGATGAATTTAAACAGATGGTGGGAATGGCAAGGGCTACGATGAGAAGAGAGAAGGCAGAGGTAGAGCTTACGGAGACGGGTAAAAAGATGAAGATAAAGGGATGGAACTGCTATGAGGTGCGCCTCACAATGAAGGGGGGCACCAATATGGAGACCTCGATGTGGCTCACCAAGGATATTGCTATTCCCTGGGAGGAGTATCAGAAGTATATGGAGCTATTTGGGGGGCAGTTTTACGGTCCCAAGGTGATGGAGAAATGGAAGAACCTCCGGGGTTATCCTATCCGTTCCCATGGGAAGATGAATATGATGGGTATGGAGATGGAAACCGAGACTGAAGTGATGACCGTTAGGACTACCCCGATCCCGAAGAGCGTTTTTGAACTTCCTCCTGGACTTACCAAGGAGGAAGCTTCCGTTCCCAAGATGCCCCATTAGATGGGTTTAGGGGGGGAGCTTATGCTCCCTCCCCTTTTACTGATTTGTTATGCCAATTTCCTATATCTTTCTTCCCTTCTCCGAACTGAGGGTTTCTTCCTATCGTTTAAAATGTTGAGGCAGCGAGGAAGGACCAGTGGATGATATGAAGAAGAAAGTGAAGACGAAAGAGCTTGAGCTTACCATTCCTATTCTCCCGAATATCGAGCTCTTAGTAGGGAAGGTAGTTTCCGAACTCGCTCGCTATATGAAGCTGGATCAGAATGAAGAAGACGAGGTGAAGATGGCGACCATCGAAGCCTGCCTCAACGCCTTTGAACATAGCAAGAGTAAGGATGGAAAGGTATACCTTAAGTTCCAGATCGCAAACGATGAATTGATGGTAGTGGTGCGCGATTCCGGGGTGGGGTTTAATTCCGAGGAGCTAAATCCACCGCCGATTGAGGAAATGTTATCCGGAAAGAGGAAGAGAGGATGGGGGCTTAAGATCATCGAGAATCTGGTAGATTCGGTTGAGATACATTCGGAAAAGGGGAAGGGGACGACCGTTATTATTCGAAAGAGGAAGAAGGGATAAAGATGAAAGAGGAAGAACTTAAAGTAACTGTAAGAAAAGAAGATAATTATGCGGTTATCTCTACCGAGGGGTATATCAATAACTTAGGCGGAGAAAAGATCGCTAAGGAATGCTATCAGCTGATGGATGAAGGGGTTAAAAACTTTATCCTCAACTTGGCTCAATCCCGGGTGATAAACAGCATTGGGATATCCATCCTAATTGAGATAATAGAAAAGGTTCTTGAAGTAAAAGGAAATATTTTCTTCTGCGCCCCTACGCCTACTATAGCCAAAACATTTCGGATAATGGGCCTTACCCAGTATGCCAAGGTATTTGCTACTGAAGAAGAGGCGATAAAGGCGATCACTGGTTAAGGTACTCTTCAACAATGAGTAAATGGGTAGAAGGTAGGAGAGGGTTAACATTACTATTTGCCCTTGGCTCGCTTTGTTTGGCGGTTGTCCAAAGGATGGGCACCGGCTATCTCCGCTCCTTAGAGATAGCGATTGCCTTCGTTACGGCTTTCTTCATTATCCCTCGTCTTTCCTTCCTCAACTATCGGACGATAGGGAGACAGCTTAAGGTATACGAATTTACCTTCCTCGCTCTCTATTTACTTGGCGGAGTAGGGACATTTATCTCTTCCTATGTTGGTAGTGGTCCTTTAAAGCTTATCCTTTTCTCCTTTCTCGATACCTTAGCCATCTTTCTCTCCCTTTCCCTTGCCTTTTCCTTTTACAGGCTCTATCACATAGGAGCGAGCAAGAAGAGAAAATTCCTTCTCGGGCTAATAGTACTTATTTTTTTCCTTAACTTGATTGGTACCAGTTTTTTCGCCATTTTGGTGGTACTGATCATCATCCATGGTGCTAGGATAAAGGGGATCTCCTCTTCCCATCATTCCTTGAGGATAAAGTTATTCTTGCTTCTCGTTCTTTTCTGGGTTTTCTTCTTCCTCACCCCGAAGGGGCTTTTCATCTCCCCAAAGTCGCCCTTTCCTGGTTTCTATTTTGGG
The sequence above is a segment of the Acidobacteriota bacterium genome. Coding sequences within it:
- a CDS encoding DUF4412 domain-containing protein; protein product: MRSRKFTWFLLILLMSVFAVSSLLFADIYVEQQMKTSAMMGEPGRTTTQRIWITKDMMRSEDVGSKQVMIVRLDKNLIWMIDLERKTYRELTIDEFKQMVGMARATMRREKAEVELTETGKKMKIKGWNCYEVRLTMKGGTNMETSMWLTKDIAIPWEEYQKYMELFGGQFYGPKVMEKWKNLRGYPIRSHGKMNMMGMEMETETEVMTVRTTPIPKSVFELPPGLTKEEASVPKMPH
- a CDS encoding STAS domain-containing protein; the protein is MKEEELKVTVRKEDNYAVISTEGYINNLGGEKIAKECYQLMDEGVKNFILNLAQSRVINSIGISILIEIIEKVLEVKGNIFFCAPTPTIAKTFRIMGLTQYAKVFATEEEAIKAITG
- a CDS encoding ATP-binding protein, with the protein product MKKKVKTKELELTIPILPNIELLVGKVVSELARYMKLDQNEEDEVKMATIEACLNAFEHSKSKDGKVYLKFQIANDELMVVVRDSGVGFNSEELNPPPIEEMLSGKRKRGWGLKIIENLVDSVEIHSEKGKGTTVIIRKRKKG
- a CDS encoding M1 family metallopeptidase, encoding MILCLLLPLTLLAREPLSSRIASYDISVRLDPVNKFIIGDEVITFKNPSAKEVQELWLHLYWNAFKDENTVAAKESPGLTIRLKRNKGWGYVKLEAITLASGEELLPKAKILGDIMKLPLPKPLKPGEELRLRVRFRSKIPKGAPRAGYVGNFYFISQWFPKMGVLLPDGRWVCNHYHMPGEFFADFGVYRVAITVPANYVVGASGHPISEVKHRDGTKTITFYEEDIHDFAWTASPDMLVAKEHYKDTEIVFLYQPAHKDQVARHLRAAKGAMEFFDKWLGPYPYKRLTVVDPPRGSTAGGMEYPTLITAGTTWFTHHFLPGLLLPEVVIVHEFGHQYWYGMVANDETDEAWLDEGINTYSEGRAMEAIYGKGGSEFNFGRFSLSAVSVRRLEYLSSSRLDPIVKPSWEFFPGSYSAMVYSKAALSLKTLENYLGRERFDRILRTYFERYRFKHPTSTDFFKVANEVSGEDLTPFFNQLWYGDGEVDYAVGTIRNRKEGKDRYLSEVFVVRKGEVKIPVEVEVTFSNGKKIKEKWSGEERYHKFTYQGKAKVSAVRVDPEGKIPLDIDTSNNSRLLDGGKEGIWSLFVHASYLLEQFLFLIASLS